CGGGACCGGAAAACTCCGCCTGGCGCTGCGGCTCCTCGCGGCCGGGCGGTGCGCCGGGCGGGGCGAGGTCGGGAAGCTTCCAGTCGAGGGTCAGTCCGGCAAAGGCGGCTGCGATCGTCGCGTCGGAGACGCCTGCGTTCCGCGCATCCGGCTTCACCTTCGCGGCGAGCCAGCGCTGGAAGCTCTGTTCGACGGCAGCGTTCTGCGCATGCGCGGCCACGGGCAGGAGGAGGGGGATCAGCAGCGCGAGAGAGGCGAGGAGGCGCAAGGCTTCATTCCATTCCGGCTACGGGATCGATTCGCCGCCGAGCTTCGCCAATCGGACCGGATGGCGCAACCTCGCGCCGCGGGTGACGACAAATCCGGCAAGGCAGCGCATGATCCGATCCTTCTGCGGTTCGGTGCCTGCTTTCAAAGGTAGAGCAGGACGCGGGCGGTGCAATGCGGAAAGGGACGCGATGTCGGAGCCGGCGAGGAACGCGAACGCGGAAGCGACGGGCCGATTCGTGCTGGTGGCGACGATCCTCGCTTCCGGCATGGCGTTCATGGATGGTTCGGTCATCACCGTGGCGCTGCCGGCCATCCGCTCCGGGCTCGGCGCCAGCTTCGCCGAGGCGCAATGGACCTCGAACGCCTATACTCTGACGCTCGCCGCCTTCACGCTGCTGGGCGGCGCGGCGGGCGATGCCTTTGGCCTTCGCCGGGTGTTCATGCTCGGTATCGGGCTGTTCGGTCTGGCCTCGGCAGCCTGTGGGATCGCCTGGTCGGCCGAGAGCCTCATCGTCGCCCGCGCCATCCAGGGCATGGGCGGCGCGCTGATGGTGCCTGGCTCGCTGGCCCTGATCTCGGCGCATTATCCGCCGGCGGTTCGCGGCCGGGCGATCGGCGCCTGGGCAGCCGCGTCGTCCATCGCGCCGGCTATAGGGCCGGTCATTGGCGGCGCGCTGGTCGATGCCGGCTCGTGGCGGGCGATTTTCCTCATCAATGTGCCGATCACTGTGATCGCGCTCTTCGTCTGCCGGGCGAAGGTGCCGGCGGATCAGCCGCATGCAGGGCGTCGAATGGACTGGACCGGCGGCGGTCTCGCGGTGCTTGGCCTCGGCCTCGTCGCCTATGGATTGACGCGGCTCGGCGAGCCGGAGGCTGGCGGCGGGCATGCGGACGCGATCGGCCTGACGGTTGCCGGTTTTGTCGTTCTGGCCGGCTTCCTCATCTGGCAACAGCGCTCGCGCGATCCCATGATGCCGCTGGCGCTCTTTGCCAACCGGACCTTCTCCGGCGTCAATGCGCTGACGCTGCTGCTCTATTTTGCACTCGCCGGGGCCCTGTTCTTCCTGCCGACAGCGCTGATCCAGGCGCATCACTATCCCGCGACGCTGGCCGGCTCGGTGTTCTTGCCCTTCGTCCTCGTCATGGGCCTCCTGTCGCGCTATGGCGGCGGACTCGCCGACCGGATCGGTACGCGTCCTTGCCTCACCATCGGCCCAATCGTGACCGGCATCGCCTTCTGCCTGCTGGCGCCGGCCGTGGCGGCCGGCGGCTTCTGGACAGCCATCGTGCCGGTCATGCTGCTGATGGGGCTCGGCATGGGCATCACGGTGGCGCCGCTATCGACGGCGGTGATGAATTCGGCGCCGGAGAGCCGGCGCGGCGCCGCGTCCGGCATCAATAATGCCGTCGCCCGCGTCGCCTCGCTGCTGGCGGTGGCTTCTCTCGGCATCGCCGTTGGGATCGGCTTTGCCATGGTGCTGGGCGGGGAGACGAGCGAGGCGACGCGCCTCGTGGCCGAGGCCGGCTTCGGCGGCACGCTGGCCTCCACCGACGGGGCGACGATCGCGCTGTGGTCGAGCGCGACCATCGCCGGTTTCTCCGCCGTGACGATCCTGTGCGGCGTCCTGGCGATCCTCTCCGGTGTCATCGGCTGGCTGTTCACCGCCAATGCGGAGCCGGCAGGGACGTCTTAAGCCGCGCGCACACTTCCCTTCTTCTCCGCGATTTGGCCGGCAAGGCGGCCGGTGAGCTCCGCGAGGTGGTCGAAGCGGCTGACATAGGAGCCAACGCCCGCCGTCGCCGAACGAAGTTCGACGATGAGGCCGCGCATTTCGCCTTCGGGAATCTCGGCCTCGACGATGTCCCAGCCGGGCCACCCCGGCTTTGCGTCGAAGCCGAGCAACTGGCCGCGCCGCTGCGTCACCATCATGTTGACGCGCGGGCTCGCCT
This window of the Kaistia algarum genome carries:
- a CDS encoding DHA2 family efflux MFS transporter permease subunit, which translates into the protein MSEPARNANAEATGRFVLVATILASGMAFMDGSVITVALPAIRSGLGASFAEAQWTSNAYTLTLAAFTLLGGAAGDAFGLRRVFMLGIGLFGLASAACGIAWSAESLIVARAIQGMGGALMVPGSLALISAHYPPAVRGRAIGAWAAASSIAPAIGPVIGGALVDAGSWRAIFLINVPITVIALFVCRAKVPADQPHAGRRMDWTGGGLAVLGLGLVAYGLTRLGEPEAGGGHADAIGLTVAGFVVLAGFLIWQQRSRDPMMPLALFANRTFSGVNALTLLLYFALAGALFFLPTALIQAHHYPATLAGSVFLPFVLVMGLLSRYGGGLADRIGTRPCLTIGPIVTGIAFCLLAPAVAAGGFWTAIVPVMLLMGLGMGITVAPLSTAVMNSAPESRRGAASGINNAVARVASLLAVASLGIAVGIGFAMVLGGETSEATRLVAEAGFGGTLASTDGATIALWSSATIAGFSAVTILCGVLAILSGVIGWLFTANAEPAGTS